CAATCTCATCTAAGGTACACCCATGCCTTGTgttctgttctgcctgggacaGGTTCCCGGCCCCAGTGACCATGATCTGGATATGTAGTTAGAAGGTGGATGCATTGATGGATGGGTTAAATTTGTACTCACTGAAAACTCTAGGATTAATCTGTCGAATTTGTCATTCAGAATAGTAAAAATAGTAATCTTTGTAATTAGTTGCTTTGGTACACTGAAGTGGGAGATCTGAATGAAACTGATCAAATGTGTCCAATTTCAGGAATTTCTGTGAATTACAATGTCAGGCAAGAAGTCAGGAAAAGCCCGGAGAATGGGCTCCACCCGCAAAGATTTGCGTGGTCTGGGCAGCCAGATGAGGGACAAAGAGGCAGACGTCTTTGCCACCCTGTCGGAGGAATCAAGGACCATGGAACATGAATCAGCAACCACAGGGGGAGAACCAAAGCCTATAGAGGAGGGATCAAGACCCATGGGAGAAGAATCATGGACCACAGGGGGAGAATCAAAGTGTACGGAGGACTCAATGGCTGTCGGGGTTGCATCTTGGTCCATGGAGAGAAACTCTGGGACCACAGAGGAGAAACGAGAGGTGGACTATAAACCAGAAGAAAGTTCCCTGTCAGAGAAAACAGCATCTTTGTTGGCACTCGCCCCATCACATGACCCTTACTCTGCTGACTCACCTCACCTGGAATCTCACAagatggagaaaaaaaagagaatgGGGTCCACTCGCAGAAAGCTTCCCACAGATTTGGAAGAACAGAGAAGGGAAGGGTGGGATGGTGCAGAGCAAGAGGAATGGCAAGGGGCTGCTAAGCATGCAGTGGACAAGCAAGCTGGAAGCAAGACAGCCCAACCATTAGGAGAGTTACACACAGAGCCACAAAAGGCTAGTGAGTGTCTGGAAGGAAGGGAAGAATCTACTATCACAGGAACACAGCATGCGATCCACATTTTAGAGGTGTCCACAATTGAGAACAAATCAGCTGATTCTCAGTTGTTCCCTCAAAGTATGTACAGTGAAGAAGCTCAAAAGAATAAACAATTACACTTAACCAATGAGAGCAATTTCATTATGAATTTAGACCAATCAGAAGGGAGGCTAACCGATGAAGACACCAGTGATAGAGACCTGCTCCTCAGAGAACTTCAATCAACAGACAGTGGTCAATTGGGCCATGCTGATGTTGCTCTACAGCTGCCaaaatcagaaaaaaacactgaacctGAGGACAACAAACATGAAATGACTCATTTTGAGCATAAAAAGAGGAAGATGGGCTCTACACGTAAGGGGGGGCGTGGCTTACAAATAAAAAGTGACAGGGAACAAGAGATTGATATTTTACCTGAGGAGATGCTAAGAAGCTCTGGAGACCTTGTGGACGTATGTGTGCTACAGGGCAAAGAGTCACAAGAGAAAAGCAGACTTGATGTGATACAGTATGTTAGCAAGGAACACGTAACAAAGGAAGGTTTGCTGGACATGGAGGAGAACGAGGAGGCAGAGGCGTTAACGAGAACCGATAGGGATAAAGAACAGGAGAAACACAAAATCACAAAAGAAACAAATGAGAAACATACAATATCAGGGTTTCTGGGCACAGATATGGTTGAGAAAGGGGAGACACAGGAAGCAACAGTAACAGATATTGTTGAAGACATTTTGGTAGACAtggaagggagggagagagatagATCAAGAGGCACAGGCATAGCTGAGGAAAATATGAAACCAGAGGTAAGAGAAACAGCAATTAGAGCTCCAGGATTAGGGGGAACTGGCATGGTTGACAGGGAGACAGAGGAGACAACAGGAACTAGAATTCTTGAATTTAACGAGACTCACAGACTTAGAGAAACACACGTATTAGAAGACAATGTGGCACAAGAGAACCGAGGAACAGATGGAGGACAAAGAGATGAGGCAGAGAAAGAGAGTGTAGCAGATGTCGTTCTGGAGGTAAATGTGATGAAATATGAAGGTGCAAGCAATGAGAAAGAGAGtacaaaagaggaagaaggagatGGTGCAGAGGCTAAAAAAACAGGAAAGAACTGGaggcaaacacagctgatgcagATTGACTTGAATATGTTAGAGTCATTTTCTTCGGAAAAGTATGAGCAAGAAGTTacagaaagagagaagaattCACCATTAGAGAACCCTTCAGTGGAGAGTtctttatttcatgatgaatccAAAACCTTTATTCCAGAGGAACAAGTAAAGTTCACTCCATTTGAGGATCTGCTGGAACCCTGTGAGAATAGCCAATTCTATAAATCAAGCCATATGGAAGCACCATCTACAGAagatgaaaacaaacaaaatgttataGTGCCCCAAGAATGGGAAAACTTAGGCAAAAACATTAAGACAGAATCAACTCATGGGAATGCCAGAAAAAATAAGAtggagaacagaagtacaggggCAGGTGATGATCAAAGTGTATTAGAAGAAATAAGAGCAGAAAAGGTAGATGTGAAgctggagagagaggagaaagggCAAGAAGAAAGTTGGGCCATCACTGAGGAACTGAACACCATCTTGAGGGACACAGGGGTATTAAAGGAACTTGATATACAGGAAGGTGATAAAAGCGTGGCAGAGCAGAAGCAAACTCCCCTGGTTGTGGAGGAGGTCAAAGGAGAACCAGAGGTAGATATGGTAGGAGGAATCAAGGAGAATAAATGGAAGTTGGCAGAAAagggagacataaaaatgaAAGGGACAAATATTGCAATGGAAGAGAGTGTAGCGGTCTCTCAGGAATTCTCCAAAACAGAAACCACAGACCGCAAAAAGGATGATTCTAGCTACATTTATGATCCTTTCCATAATGTGTCAGTAGATCCAATAGTAACCGAGAGGACTGCTGCCAATACCCTGTCATTGGAGATGAATCAAAAATCTGATGAGAGCTTTCAGAAAGAATCCACTCATAtgcagaaaaggaaaaaaatgggcTCTTCTCGCAAGGGAGGCAGGGGCCTACATAAGGAGACAGAAACGAGTAAAGGATTCAGCAAGATAGATGGGTTAGAAATCAGTGTGCAACAAGAGGAAAGAGAAGAGGAAAAGGCAACATTGGTAAAGCAAAATGTTATAAATGTGGTAATGGAGATGACAAAAGAGGAAACAAAAATCAGTATGGCAGAGGTGACATCAAAAAGCAAAGAGAAAGTCAAGATCACGAACGATAACAGCGGAGCTGAAGACTTTGAAAGCCAACAGAGTGTAACTGAGGATCCTACAGCAACTGAACAATTTGCCACTAATGTTGTAAAGGGCTTCGAACAGCATGAGGACTACTCAGACAGAGCATCCAGCAGGAGTGAGAAAAGAAGAAAGATGGGTACCTCTCACAGGAGAGGCAGGGAAAGGCTTAAAGAGAAGGAGATACAGGAAATGGCAGAGACTGAAGAGGAAACAATGGCTACAGACAATAAGGAATCTGCTACTGATGAAGTGATGAAATCAGTGCAAAATGAAGAGAGAGAATGTGGGAATGAGAAAGTAGAAAGGAAGAGTGGCAGTGGAAGTGGGAGCGACAAATCACTTACTTCCGTGGGCGTCATCCCAAATTTGCAGCGGCCCGAGAACTCGGCCATAACCACACAACAGGAATGTTCAGAGTCGCAAGACACATTTCTGCCAGCAGCAAGGAGAAAAATGGGATCCAGACGTCAGGGACAGGATAACCTGAGGAAGCGGGATGTGGGTCTGGAATGGTCCGAGGGCTGCACTGCAGAGGCACATATAAATACTGCTGCCCTTCTGCAGAGGATACAGGAAATTTTCCATCAGCCTGATGTTGAGGAGAAGGGTTGCATCACATGGGGAAATGTGCAGGTACCAATCTAGTAGGCTAATATATAACAATTGGATTGACTTTTTGACCATCagtgtttttaaatgaattattgTAATGGAATGTTACTCATTAGGAAACGCATCAATTACATTAGAAAACTTACATTCATTACTGTATTCACCTAAATCAAGTAAATGAAAATTATGGTTATATATGTGTGAGCTACGCCAGTGGAAAGAAGGTAAAATGCATCTTTGGCATTCACGATATGCGTCACAGGGaaaaatctttattaatgaCACATTATATTATAGCAAGCACTTCTAGATTTATGACTAGCTGCTGTCTTTCAGGGCCTGAGCCATGAGCTTGGTCTCAGCATTGAGGAACTTCACCAGGTGTTCCAGCAGCTGGATGGGGATCAGGACGGCCGGGTGACTCACCAGGACCTTACTGAAAGCCTTGGTGAGTCTTCACCATTTTATTAATCAATGTGGTGGACATATGCCCAGCAAGTCACTAGTGATTAGCACAGTAGTAAACGGTACAATTTGCTCAATTGCTGGAAAAACAATGAACACCATTATATGTGCCAAGTATAATACCCAGCACCTAAAAGCCGATTCTTTCACCCTTTTGTGCACAAAACAGAATCCTGCAAGCAAGAACAGTATTTCCAATTCAAGAGGGAATATTCTGGAACCCACAGCTTGGGGTAAGAGGGtgttgtggtgggggtgggctaGACATGTGTAAGTTGCTAGCTGTACATTTTGTAAAATTGTCATTGGCCTTGTTTAAAAAGTCCTATACATAATATTATAGTGTTAACATATTTCTATAGCTTTCAACAAATCATAGTTTTATTATATGAATACAAAAAACATCCcatttatgcatttttaaatcccccGAAGTGACTGAATTTAACACTCAGATACGTTACACCTGattcattgtttttatttacatttacattctaCTAATTcatctgatgcttttatccaaagtgacttacagtaaagAGAAGGATTACAATTCACGTGTGCCCCTTGCAGTCCTTTTCATGAAGCAGGGAAATGAAACGAGGTTGCATTTTAACTTTTGCATGTTTCTATTACATGCTTATTAATGGtctattttcagttttgctcatTTACAGCACAATTTAAATTTGTGTCTAGTTCCTAATTATGATATTTTCACAAATAAGTAAGAGAAAATATTGGTTGTGTTCATACCTGCATTGATTAATGTAAGCTCATGGGGGCtgcacttacacaaaaatgttctgagggcagaaggaaaaatgattggttcagagagataaccaatcagacagtAAATGAAGTGGGTTCAAGCAACTAGAGAAGGtggaaccaaccaatcagatgtctgaaTAGGCTGGAATTCAAATGAGAACCAGACCTTGATGTgtgtacatacacatacacatacaaacacacacacaccatgaccAGCTTCTCATTGGAATTTCAGTAAAGGTTTTACCCATGTTTTGTGTCCTTTGCTGCTTGGAATAAGTTGGATAAGGggtgggaagatggatggatatttctaTTTCCTGATGGGGTCAAAACTTATGCTGGTCTTTCTCTCTGCAGTACCTCAGGTGTCCACGGCAAAGCAGATTTTGGGGTCAAACCATCCATAAATGAGAACCTCCTGACTGGGTCAGGTCTCGCTCAGGCCGACCCCCACTTGAGAGAGGGGCAGGCACTCTGGGAGAAGAAGGGAACCCAGGCCAGGAGTGAGGATACAGGGTCGATAAGTAAGACACAGGAGAGTGAGGAGGCAGgggaaaaagaggaagaaaaggatgaggcagggagtaaggagcaggagagggaagAGGCAGGGGAAAAAGATGTGGAAACCGATGAGGCAGGGAgtaaggagcaggagagggaagAGGCAGAGGAAAAAGATGTGGAAACCGATGAGGCAGGGAgtaaggagcaggagagggaagAGGCAGAGGAAAAAGATGTGGAAACCGATGAGGCAGGGAgtaaggagcaggagagggaagAGGCAGAGGAAAAAGATGTGGAAACCGATGAGGCAGGGAgtaaggagcaggagagggaagaggcagaggaaaaagaggaagaaaaggatgaggcagggagtaaggagcaggagagggaagAGGCAGAGGAAAAAGATGTGGAAACCGATGAGGCAGGGAgtaaggagcaggagagggaagAGGCAGAGGAAAAAGATGTGGAAACCGATGAGGCAGGGAgtaaggagcaggagagggaagaggcagaggaaaaagaggaagaaaaggatgaggcagggagtaaggagcaggagagggaagAGGCAGAGGAAAAAGATGTGGAAACCGATGAGGCAGGGAgtaaggagcaggagagggaagaggcagaggaaaaagaggaagaaaaggatgaggcagggagtaaggagcaggagagggaagaggcagaggaaaaagatgtggaaaaggatgaggcagggagtaaggagcaggagagggaagAGGCAGAGGAAAAAGATGTGGAAACCGATGAGGCAGGGAgtaaggagcaggagagggaagAGGCAGAGGAAAAAGATGTGGAAACCGATGAGGCAGGGAgtaaggagcaggagagggaagaggcagaggaaaaagaggaagaaaaggatgaggcagggagtaaggagcaggagagggaagAGGCAGAGGAAAAAGATGTGGAAACCGATGAGGCAGGGAgtaaggagcaggagagggaagAGGCAGAGGAAAAAGATGTGGAAACCGATGAGGCAGGGAgtaaggagcaggagagggaagaggcagaggaaaaagaggaagaaaaggatgaggcagggagtaaggagcaggagagggaagAGGCAGAGGAAAAAGATGTGGAAACCGATGAGGCAGGGAgtaaggagcaggagagggaagaggcagaggaaaaagaggaagaaaaggatgaggcagggagtaaggagcaggagagggaagaggcagaggaaaaagatgtggaaaaggatgaggcagggagtaaggagcaggagagggaagaggcagaggaaaaagatgtggaaaaggatgaggcagggagtaaggagcaggagagggaagAGGCAGGGGAAAAAGATGTGGAAACCGATGAGGCAGGGAgtaaggagcaggagagggaagAGGCAGAGAAAAAAGATGTGGAAACCGATGAGGCAGGGAgtaaggagcaggagagggaagaggcagaggaaaaagaggaagaaaaggATGAGGCAGGGAGTAAGAAGCAGGAGAGGGAAGAGGCAGAGGGAAAAGAGGAAGAAAAGGATGAGGCAGGGAgtaaggagcaggagagggaagaggcagaggaaaaagaggaagaaaaggatgaggcagggagtaaggagcaggagagggaagAGGCAGGGGAAAAAGATGTGGAAACTGATGAGGCAGGGAgtaaggagcaggagagggaagAGGCAGGGGAAAAAGATGTGGAAACCGATGAGGCAGGGAgtaaggagcaggagagggaagaggcagaggaaaaagaggaagaaaaggATGAGGCAGGGAGTAAGAAGCAGGAGAGGGAAGAGGCAGAATcatggaataaaaaaaatgaaagtcaGAATACAGAATCCAAAAGTGAAGATTACAAGGCTGAGAAGGAAGAATTACTGAGTACTGGTCATGAACCTGAGGACACccatttaatgaatgaggaaggaGAACTGTTGAATAAAGATCAGGAGAGAAACTACACACAGTTTCTAAATCAGGAGCAGCAGAATGAGGGGTCCAAGGAACTGGATGAGGTCAGTGATGAAGCAGAGGGACTGAGGCAGTGTCAGGGAAGTAAAGAGGCAGAGATAATGAATGAGGACCAAGATAGTGGGAAAGCAGGTCTACTGCATAAGGACAGAGATATAAAGAAGGCAGAGTTAGCGAATAAAAATGAGGACAATGACCATATAAAGGTACTGAATGAGAAAGAAGAAAATATTATGGTGGAGCTATTGATTAAAAACCAGGGATGCAAGCAGGAAGAGTTATTAAGTATGGAAGAGAAGGGAGTGGAGGCAGAGTTTCTGAGTGAGGAACTTAACAATAAGGAGCAAGGGAATCAAGATACATACTGTGAGGAGGTAGAACCACTTAATGAGCATAGGGAGAGTGTGGTAAAGGATTCCCCAAATCAAAACCAGGATATGCGGATGACTATAAACCTATCAGGAGAAATGACACATGAAAAAGAAATAGTTATGTCAGTCAAACAGTTAGTGGACAATGAATCAAGCATCCAGGAAGAGAGTAAACAAAACGGTATGGATGCAGAGTTATTAAGTAAAGACCAGCAACAAAGGACGGCAGAGCTACTGAGTATGTACCAGGAAAGTGGGGAGGCAAAGACGATGTGCAAAGACCAGGGCAAGGAGGAAAGAGAGATACTGAGCAGATACCACGGGGCTGTGCAGGCAGGTATCATGACAATGACCCAGAACAATAATGTGGAAGGTATGGTAAGTAAGGACGAGGAAAGTGGGGAGGCAGAGATACTAAATCAAAATCAGGAGTGTGTGGAGTTAAAGCTGCTGAATGAAGACAAGGACAATGACATAACAGAGATACTGAGTAAGGATCAGGTCAGAGAAGAGACAGACTTACTAGGCTGTGACATGGAGAGTCAGTTGCTGAGTAAGCAGCAGCAAGGTGAGAAGGCCAAGATACTGAATCAATGCCAGAAGGGTGAGGAGGCACAGTTATTGTACGACGATCAGTATAATAAGGAGACAATGGTGCTGGGTAAATACAATGAGACTGTGACAGCCCATATGAAAATAACAAAGGATGGTAATAAAGCAGAGATGCTAAGTAAAGACCAGACTGGTGAGGAGGCAGAGCTACTAAATCAGAATAAGCAAAATGTGGAGGCACATATACTGAATGAAGGCCAGAACGGTAATGACCTGGAGAACCTGGGTCAGGATAGAAAAAAGACAGATTTGCTGAACAAACACATAGAGAATGAGCTACAG
This genomic stretch from Brienomyrus brachyistius isolate T26 chromosome 6, BBRACH_0.4, whole genome shotgun sequence harbors:
- the LOC125744541 gene encoding uncharacterized protein LOC125744541 isoform X40, giving the protein MSGKKSGKARRMGSTRKDLRGLGSQMRDKEADVFATLSEESRTMEHESATTGGEPKPIEEGSRPMGEESWTTGGESKCTEDSMAVGVASWSMERNSGTTEEKREVDYKPEESSLSEKTASLLALAPSHDPYSADSPHLESHKMEKKKRMGSTRRKLPTDLEEQRREGWDGAEQEEWQGAAKHAVDKQAGSKTAQPLGELHTEPQKASECLEGREESTITGTQHAIHILEVSTIENKSADSQLFPQSMYSEEAQKNKQLHLTNESNFIMNLDQSEGRLTDEDTSDRDLLLRELQSTDSGQLGHADVALQLPKSEKNTEPEDNKHEMTHFEHKKRKMGSTRKGGRGLQIKSDREQEIDILPEEMLRSSGDLVDVCVLQGKESQEKSRLDVIQYVSKEHVTKEGLLDMEENEEAEALTRTDRDKEQEKHKITKETNEKHTISGFLGTDMVEKGETQEATVTDIVEDILVDMEGRERDRSRGTGIAEENMKPEVRETAIRAPGLGGTGMVDRETEETTGTRILEFNETHRLRETHVLEDNVAQENRGTDGGQRDEAEKESVADVVLEVNVMKYEGASNEKESTKEEEGDGAEAKKTGKNWRQTQLMQIDLNMLESFSSEKYEQEVTEREKNSPLENPSVESSLFHDESKTFIPEEQVKFTPFEDLLEPCENSQFYKSSHMEAPSTEDENKQNVIVPQEWENLGKNIKTESTHGNARKNKMENRSTGAGDDQSVLEEIRAEKVDVKLEREEKGQEESWAITEELNTILRDTGVLKELDIQEGDKSVAEQKQTPLVVEEVKGEPEVDMVGGIKENKWKLAEKGDIKMKGTNIAMEESVAVSQEFSKTETTDRKKDDSSYIYDPFHNVSVDPIVTERTAANTLSLEMNQKSDESFQKESTHMQKRKKMGSSRKGGRGLHKETETSKGFSKIDGLEISVQQEEREEEKATLVKQNVINVVMEMTKEETKISMAEVTSKSKEKVKITNDNSGAEDFESQQSVTEDPTATEQFATNVVKGFEQHEDYSDRASSRSEKRRKMGTSHRRGRERLKEKEIQEMAETEEETMATDNKESATDEVMKSVQNEERECGNEKVERKSGSGSGSDKSLTSVGVIPNLQRPENSAITTQQECSESQDTFLPAARRKMGSRRQGQDNLRKRDVGLEWSEGCTAEAHINTAALLQRIQEIFHQPDVEEKGCITWGNVQGLSHELGLSIEELHQVFQQLDGDQDGRVTHQDLTESLESCKQEQYFQFKREYSGTHSLGTSGVHGKADFGVKPSINENLLTGSGLAQADPHLREGQALWEKKGTQARSEDTGSISKTQESEEAGEKEEEKDEAGSKEQEREEAGEKDEEKDEAGSKEQEREEAEEKDVETDEAGSKEQEREEAEEKEEEKDEAGSKEQEREEAEEKDEEKDEAGSKEQEREEAEEKDVETDEAGSKEQEREEAEEKDVETDEAGSKEQEREEAEEKEEEKDEAGSKEQEREEAEEKDEEKDEAGSKEQEREEAEEKDVEKDEAGSKEQEREEAEEKDEEKDEAGSKKQEREEAEGKEEEKDEAGSKEQEREEAEEKEEEKDEAGSKEQEREEAGEKDVETDEAGSKEQEREEAGEKDVETDEAGSKEQEREEAEEKEEEKDEAGSKKQEREEAESWNKKNESQNTESKSEDYKAEKEELLSTGHEPEDTHLMNEEGELLNKDQERNYTQFLNQEQQNEGSKELDEVSDEAEGLRQCQGSKEAEIMNEDQDSGKAGLLHKDRDIKKAELANKNEDNDHIKVLNEKEENIMVELLIKNQGCKQEELLSMEEKGVEAEFLSEELNNKEQGNQDTYCEEVEPLNEHRESVVKDSPNQNQDMRMTINLSGEMTHEKEIVMSVKQLVDNESSIQEESKQNGMDAELLSKDQQQRTAELLSMYQESGEAKTMCKDQGKEEREILSRYHGAVQAGIMTMTQNNNVEGMVSKDEESGEAEILNQNQECVELKLLNEDKDNDITEILSKDQVREETDLLGCDMESQLLSKQQQGEKAKILNQCQKGEEAQLLYDDQYNKETMVLGKYNETVTAHMKITKDGNKAEMLSKDQTGEEAELLNQNKQNVEAHILNEGQNGNDLENLGQDRKKTDLLNKHIENELQVMHKDSEEAEILNKCQDRDEAVIISLVQEGEEAEILDKDQDNGELEDQEIEETERLQDEDNEEAEILDQENKEGHVTHKDQKREETALASKDIESEEAEILNGNQEYKEVESLNEDQDNEKADILKKHREGGEFEPLNTDEDREETEIEERYLQSEEAMIMQEDQEYSEVENLNMDQDSEEVETLEKKLEREKVETLNEEQETMKAETLIQGQQSEETAILIQDQESKEAEVMNTDQDSAEVYLLNKDWNSNEVQIQSNNKEGVEAEILSCHQEGEDMEVLNKEQDGEEIMVPDRDLETEEASQVQDFVQTELLNMGQMIEKVGIINQDQEGKEAEMQDQDQDSEELEIWDKGPESEETDRLNQDEEHVEVQLLKKDQDNEEVEFLDQKNKETEIHEDQVREETDLVSIDMETEVQFKVKESERAEILNDNQECVEVELLNKDQDNEKADTLDMKLDSEEAEITNQDQESVEVYIQHEDQNSSDAENLGKYLEREEADITPKDKQREETDLLSADTLSEETEILNKVQDSEEAETLIQGQQSEQTAILIQDQESKEAEVMNTDQDSAEVHLLNKDWNSNEVQIQSNNKEGEEAEILSCHQEGEDMEVLNKEQDGEEIMVPDRDLETEEASQVQDFVQTELLNMGQMIEKVGIINQDQEGMEAEMLDWDQEYVGVELPCTLQYRYKTHLRDAFDKLREVGGSENECDPDTSRAAVEDNEWIWDCELLKEQQYYSGCNEKKESWDIWDETDEAELGPTAYKERRELGSQIDNVIYWQRWSEDEFGRNNETRQILANDLYPIAEENETENNLEYNNVQITQDIAKIQEMPQAADQSNTIIHFIKDNHELKEIQENKCILSEGECAEQRNIVKLMELRGKTEDLKTFGNNKEHQDVETIEGTTGNTMENRQCPATLANAVNQKDSNDLSECFILDGEKQEANAIKQSPDSVLVRSDVLGGGNTDSTWVPEIPNNDDETICTGMAIQRDSIVREMGAMRGRQAMAETAEGLEVIQNAGFQMDGDRIQMQGSCEKDRGDVLEHLQLSMESDTKWDGGTSQGWDTIAMEMEYKEKTQRQNNYEGAGSKKLSEVITQEVIEHSGGTAGQQKGDGKNWDTFEGGLAQGDIALKHSEEESLHTDRAVEDYSNDCPHEKWDKTPVFSQYRGFEELEQKISTDEEKLLAYQGDGLERKTECLDVGPAQGTIQAKETEVGQQKDKGSDLIESEEASTGFSEDSESLIEKLKCDMNVMELLAEQGEKDNERRDEACKDNNQLLTELVEYSKRGSDMKGVDDTSRSSNKQGVSLIQHVNSEDKEKEGVKKREQGTERHRMTPEEVCGEEELRMEAIRIYEEAEQEMSGDVMAEREAAAKEQKHREDKGKEGFRAMGGGIVVTPEDNRQRAIGCLPTGSWSPPISGPDLLYNIVLVGSSSVGKTSFMKRTQSGEFTLDHCATIGLDSCIQSLLVDGRRVLLQLWDTAGQERYHSITKQILRKAQGLLLMYDITCIDSFNSVQYWMSCIQEGATDDVIIMLLGNKNDSFKREVPLHEGERLAKEYRIKFMECSVATGENVTLSMETLARMLKQQTDQKEEAPLILRKEQPKQRSGCC